A genome region from Heliangelus exortis chromosome 12, bHelExo1.hap1, whole genome shotgun sequence includes the following:
- the IP6K2 gene encoding inositol hexakisphosphate kinase 2, which yields MSPAFGAMEVQHYSKGVLLEPFVHQVGGHSCVLRFNDKTICKPLIQREHQFYETLPTEMRKFTPQYEGVVSVSFEEDEDGNLCLIAYPLNGDHDNLENLDNSDCEPKSKLLRWTNKKTMLLENEKISKEWVRQHRKEEKTKSHKLEEEFEWLKKSEVLYYTVEKKGNVSSQFKHHNPWSMKCHQQQLQRMKENAKHRNQYKFILLENLTSRYEVPCVLDLKMGTRQHGDDASEEKKANQIRKCQQSTSAVIGVRVCGMQVYQAVTGQLMFMNKYHGRKLSVQGFKEALYQFFHNGKYLRRELFESVIKKLTELKSVLEKQESYRFYSSSLLIIYDGKERQEVAVDSDPEDLEDLSEESSDESAGAYAYKPTASTVDVRMIDFAHTTCKYYGEDSVVHEGQDTGYVFGLQNLIDIIKEIRDESSE from the exons ATGAGCCCAGCATTTGGAGCTATGGAAGTGCAGCACTATTCCAAGGGAGTCCTGCTCGAGCCTTTTGTCCACCAGGTTGGAGGACACTCTTGTGTCCTCCGGTTTAATGACAAGACCATCTGTAAACCCCTCATTCAGAGGGAACACCAGTTCTATGAGACTCTCCCAACAGAAATGCGCAAATTCACTCCACAATACGAGG GTGTGGTGTCAGTGAGCTTTGAAGAGGATGAAGATGGAAATTTATGTCTAATAGCATATCCATTAAATGGGGACCATGATAATTTAGAAAACTTAGATAATTCAGACTGTGAACCCAAAAGTAAGCTGTTGCGATGGACTAACAAAAAGACAATGTTGTTAGAAAATGAGAAGATATCTAAGGAATGGGTCCGTCAAcacaggaaagaggaaaaaacaaaaag TCACAAATTGGAGGAAGAATTTGAGTGGCTGAAGAAATCTGAAGTCTTGTATTATACTgtagagaaaaaaggaaatgtcagtTCACAGTTTAAACATCATAATCCTTGGAGCATGAAATGTCACCAGCAGCAGTTACAGCGAatgaaggaaaatgcaaaacacagaaatcaatACA AATTCATCTTACTGGAAAACCTCACATCTCGCTATGAAGTACCGTGTGTGCTGGACCTTAAGATGGGGACGCGGCAGCACGGAGATGATGCCTCAGAGGAGAAGAAGGCAAATCAGATTCGCAAGTGTCAGCAGAGCACGTCAGCTGTGATTGGAGTCAGAGTTTGTGGCATGCAG GTCTACCAGGCAGTCACTGGACAGCTGATGTTCATGAATAAATACCACGGAAGAAAACTCTCAGTCCAAGGATTTAAAGAAGCACTTTACCAGTTCTTTCATAATGGCAAATACTTGCGCAGGGAACTCTTTGAGTCTGTTATTAAAAAACTGACTGAACTGAAGTCTGTCCTAGAGAAACAGGAGTCTTACCGCTTCTATTCGAGCTCCTTGCTGATCATTTAtgatggaaaggaaaggcaggaggtTGCTGTTGACTCAGACCCAGAGGACTTAGAGGACCTTTCGGAGGAATCTTCAGATGAGTCTGCAGGAGCATATGCCTACAAACCAACTGCTAGTACTGTTGATGTCCGTATGATAGACTTTGCCCACACAACCTGCAAGTACTATGGAGAAGATAGCGTGGTGCATGAGGGCCAAGACACGGGTTATGTTTTTGGACTTCAGAATTTAATAGATATTATTAAAGAAATAAGAGACGAAAGTAGTGAATAA